A stretch of the Bdellovibrio sp. 22V genome encodes the following:
- a CDS encoding serine protease — MSLFSKGLVISFLFISSARAEQTWSQVYESARPAIPVIRTMGGICSGALISPTLILTAQHCVKFLRPITVQWIEGDKVISQQTAKVSRWDPQNDLAILELDVSVKTKPLVLAPTGALKVGDELTTIGHPFGIRGSSLNFDMLFNYTRGTVTKINSDKNFLSDMSVSPGNSGGPVLNKEGQVVGVVSQKNVHRYAGSIAMMVHPDKVKALTAAPEEKDKSLFEGSMPSRVEIGVKRVLFNIDTAEKSINDGVTAADLKMYVWDRLILGVDKSFSSSRDDMQYSGEYMGYAWYFESTNFFPRYLALGVKSVKFEKYDRHGFGMIFADFKYLELDVGFTGKFDESYISLGISF; from the coding sequence ATGAGTTTGTTCAGCAAAGGTCTCGTTATTTCTTTTCTCTTTATATCTTCAGCACGAGCGGAGCAGACCTGGAGTCAGGTCTACGAATCCGCTCGACCTGCTATTCCTGTCATTCGCACCATGGGCGGGATTTGTTCGGGCGCTTTGATTTCTCCGACCTTAATTCTGACGGCTCAGCATTGTGTGAAGTTTCTTCGCCCGATTACTGTGCAGTGGATAGAAGGAGACAAAGTCATTTCCCAACAGACAGCCAAGGTGAGCCGCTGGGATCCCCAAAACGATCTTGCCATTCTTGAGCTCGATGTTTCAGTGAAAACAAAACCGTTAGTTTTAGCTCCGACAGGTGCGCTTAAAGTCGGAGATGAATTAACAACCATAGGACACCCTTTTGGAATTCGTGGATCCTCTTTGAATTTCGATATGCTTTTTAACTACACGCGCGGCACTGTGACGAAGATAAATTCTGACAAGAATTTTCTTAGTGATATGTCGGTATCGCCAGGAAACTCCGGTGGTCCCGTTTTAAATAAAGAGGGTCAAGTTGTCGGCGTAGTCTCGCAAAAGAATGTGCATCGTTATGCGGGTAGTATTGCGATGATGGTTCATCCCGATAAAGTCAAAGCGCTCACGGCGGCGCCGGAGGAGAAAGATAAATCTCTGTTTGAAGGCTCCATGCCCTCGCGGGTGGAAATCGGCGTTAAGAGAGTCTTATTTAACATTGATACTGCCGAAAAGAGTATCAACGACGGAGTCACCGCTGCCGACCTAAAAATGTATGTTTGGGATCGTCTTATTCTCGGTGTGGATAAATCCTTTTCTTCTTCCCGTGATGATATGCAATATTCGGGAGAATACATGGGATATGCCTGGTATTTTGAAAGCACCAATTTCTTCCCCCGCTACCTTGCTCTTGGAGTTAAGTCCGTCAAATTTGAAAAATATGATCGCCATGGCTTCGGAATGATTTTCGCAGATTTTAAATATTTAGAATTGGATGTTGGCTTCACCGGTAAATTCGACGAATCCTATATCTCCCTCGGTATCAGCTTCTAG
- a CDS encoding 2OG-Fe(II) oxygenase, protein MEQKQINLSELERMFDELAQQNWTSSTQFLSQEFCRSLAQECQNLYDKGSFRQASIGRGATKVTHTEIRGDSILWIDEKNATPLQAEMLSILQTLLQRLNQSFYLGLKRFETHFAWYPPGASYDKHIDNHRGSGARKITFILYLNEAWQKEHGGELSLYHPENESKLLARIEPQLGTFVLFRSDLFPHQVEKSFANRLSITGWFRDDAS, encoded by the coding sequence TTGGAACAGAAGCAAATCAATCTCTCAGAGCTCGAAAGAATGTTCGATGAATTGGCCCAGCAAAATTGGACCTCTTCGACCCAGTTTTTATCGCAAGAGTTCTGTCGTTCCCTCGCCCAAGAGTGTCAAAATCTTTATGACAAAGGCTCTTTCCGCCAAGCTTCCATCGGACGCGGAGCTACAAAAGTCACGCACACTGAGATTCGTGGTGACTCCATTCTGTGGATTGACGAAAAAAACGCCACGCCTCTGCAAGCGGAGATGCTTTCGATTTTGCAAACTCTTTTGCAACGGCTGAATCAGAGTTTCTATTTAGGACTCAAAAGATTTGAAACGCATTTTGCGTGGTATCCTCCGGGCGCTTCTTATGATAAGCATATCGACAACCATCGAGGTTCAGGAGCACGAAAGATCACTTTCATTCTGTACCTCAATGAAGCTTGGCAAAAAGAGCATGGTGGCGAGTTGAGTCTCTATCACCCCGAGAATGAAAGTAAACTTCTCGCGCGGATTGAGCCTCAATTGGGCACCTTCGTTCTTTTTCGAAGCGATCTCTTCCCTCATCAAGTCGAGAAGAGTTTTGCCAACCGCCTCAGTATAACGGGCTGGTTTAGGGACGACGCATCATGA
- a CDS encoding ABC transporter ATP-binding protein, whose protein sequence is MNSLLKEVIFTRLHARFTILLCSLIAAVLGLLGPFFQKEFIDQLTGVHSQLHLIHFDSPLTYVMGAFLCVLLAQGFSQLTNYLSVRESLYMQKVFAQRLYEKTLHLRVDTMSGRPVGEIVSLYATDVQGATVFLDQTLPAGASTLFPLILAPFAISVLFDVPLWPTVLLMITIATFNTFMAFRQSKFFYRFKQLAAERIGLVNEWVQNIRTIRILGWTRHFEKNIFAKRIIETRNRVLMVTNGQVMNSISSSITFILNVVALGTLVLHSKHQMTSGELLALLWIVGVFLTRPFRQMPWFFTFAFDSWTSLKRLEDFLSTKNNETAPPTSPSLEKTEARQDIYSLQVRGLNLEIGGRKILQNINLDVKHGEFVAVVGEVGAGKSMLLLSLLKETGARFHYYQLGKINALDAPLDEVRQHFAYVPQEGFIMNATLRENVAFVYDIEPERDPMVEESLKLAQFDLSTERVEKGLATEIGERGVNLSGGQRQRVGLARVHFHQAPIMLLDDCLSAVDVDTEQKLFEQLLLGAWAERTRLLVTHRLSALHQVDRILFMEEGRIIDQGTFEELLSRNQKFREYTTTVAKEASEKKQEASHV, encoded by the coding sequence ATGAACTCGCTATTAAAAGAAGTCATCTTCACCCGCCTTCACGCCCGTTTCACGATTCTTCTTTGTTCGTTGATCGCGGCGGTGCTAGGACTTTTGGGGCCCTTCTTTCAAAAAGAGTTTATCGATCAGTTGACCGGCGTGCACAGCCAGCTGCACCTGATCCACTTCGACAGCCCTTTGACCTATGTCATGGGCGCTTTTCTGTGCGTGCTTTTGGCGCAAGGTTTTTCGCAACTGACAAACTACCTGAGCGTGCGTGAGTCGCTTTATATGCAAAAAGTTTTTGCCCAAAGATTGTACGAAAAAACTTTGCACTTGCGCGTAGACACAATGAGCGGCCGTCCCGTGGGAGAGATCGTTTCCCTTTACGCGACAGATGTTCAAGGTGCCACCGTATTCCTGGATCAAACACTTCCTGCCGGAGCCTCGACTTTATTTCCGTTGATCCTCGCGCCTTTTGCGATTTCGGTTCTTTTTGACGTTCCTCTGTGGCCGACCGTTTTGCTGATGATCACCATCGCGACATTCAACACCTTCATGGCGTTTCGTCAGTCGAAGTTTTTTTATCGCTTCAAACAATTAGCGGCAGAGCGTATCGGTCTTGTGAACGAGTGGGTGCAAAACATTCGCACCATTCGCATCCTGGGCTGGACTCGCCATTTCGAGAAAAATATTTTCGCCAAACGTATTATTGAAACCCGCAATCGTGTTTTGATGGTGACAAACGGCCAAGTGATGAACTCCATTTCTTCTTCGATCACATTTATTCTGAATGTGGTCGCTTTAGGCACATTGGTTCTTCATTCCAAACATCAAATGACCAGCGGAGAATTGTTGGCGCTCCTGTGGATTGTCGGTGTGTTTCTGACTCGGCCTTTCCGTCAGATGCCTTGGTTCTTTACGTTTGCTTTTGACTCTTGGACTTCGCTTAAACGTCTGGAAGATTTTCTTTCGACAAAAAACAACGAGACAGCTCCGCCCACATCGCCGTCCTTGGAAAAAACCGAAGCCCGTCAGGATATTTACTCGTTGCAAGTGCGCGGTTTAAATCTTGAGATTGGCGGAAGAAAAATCCTGCAAAACATCAACCTCGATGTAAAACACGGCGAGTTTGTTGCCGTCGTCGGAGAAGTCGGCGCCGGAAAGTCGATGCTGCTGCTGTCTCTTTTAAAAGAAACCGGAGCTCGCTTTCATTATTATCAATTAGGAAAAATCAACGCTTTGGATGCGCCCCTCGATGAAGTGCGCCAACATTTTGCCTATGTTCCGCAAGAGGGCTTTATCATGAACGCCACCCTGCGCGAAAACGTGGCCTTCGTTTACGACATCGAACCCGAGCGCGATCCCATGGTCGAAGAATCGCTGAAGCTTGCACAGTTTGATTTATCTACAGAGCGCGTGGAAAAAGGCTTAGCGACGGAAATTGGCGAACGGGGCGTAAATCTTTCGGGAGGCCAACGCCAACGTGTGGGTTTAGCACGCGTGCACTTCCATCAAGCCCCTATCATGCTTTTGGATGACTGCTTAAGCGCCGTGGATGTCGATACCGAACAAAAACTTTTTGAGCAGTTGCTCTTGGGCGCGTGGGCGGAAAGAACGCGTCTGCTTGTGACCCATCGTTTGAGCGCTCTTCATCAAGTCGATCGTATTTTATTCATGGAAGAAGGCCGCATCATCGACCAGGGGACTTTTGAAGAACTTCTGTCACGCAATCAAAAGTTCCGCGAATACACAACGACCGTCGCCAAAGAAGCCAGCGAGAAAAAACAGGAGGCCTCTCATGTCTAA
- a CDS encoding leucyl aminopeptidase family protein, which translates to MAKKSAPAKNSNKLQFKSWIETFDFGKELKVKNELTGFVYFLGVDDSNKFSSLVKQHSLDWQADSLKTNDKDFVYFVGQQGPVWILRSRKKTSVGHDGLIDEASYAWARDQFGSLVSHFKAHHLKAVVIDFHGTEEAQDLGALVGLDIAVYNFRQFVDGKQLLDLPRVAIKKSLGGGLDKALVKEAMIRARAVNFARHMVNLPPNDLNPKTFAEIAMKQLSFPQTLKVNVWDTKKLIQENMGLHVAVGQGSENGPCMVHMKYRPTKKSKLKPVAFVGKGITFDTGGLDIKPSSAMRLMKKDMGGAASVIGLALWVAESNYPGPVDFYLALAENTVDGKAFRPSDVITARNGLRVEIDNTDAEGRLVLADVLDVACTAKGADEAEYVIDVATLTGAIKVGLGSEIAGLFSNDDVLANELTTAGQRAGDLNWRMPLFEKYWGEMSSPFADFKNSGGGFGGAITAALFLQKFVRGKKWAHLDVYAWSDKAQGALLSSGGSGQPVQCLIEFLTKRAEK; encoded by the coding sequence GTGGCTAAAAAATCGGCTCCCGCGAAGAACTCCAACAAGCTTCAATTTAAATCTTGGATTGAAACTTTCGACTTCGGGAAGGAACTTAAAGTTAAAAATGAATTGACGGGATTCGTCTATTTCCTGGGCGTGGATGACTCGAATAAGTTTTCGTCTTTGGTGAAGCAGCATTCTTTGGATTGGCAAGCGGACTCGTTGAAAACGAATGACAAAGATTTTGTTTATTTTGTCGGCCAGCAAGGGCCTGTGTGGATTTTGCGTTCGCGTAAAAAAACCAGCGTTGGGCACGACGGTTTGATTGATGAAGCTTCCTATGCATGGGCGCGTGATCAGTTTGGCTCCCTTGTCAGTCACTTTAAAGCGCATCATCTAAAAGCGGTTGTCATTGATTTCCACGGCACCGAAGAGGCTCAAGACTTGGGCGCGCTGGTCGGTTTGGATATTGCCGTTTATAACTTCCGTCAGTTCGTGGATGGAAAGCAGCTGTTGGATCTGCCGCGTGTTGCGATCAAAAAATCTTTGGGTGGGGGTTTGGACAAAGCCTTAGTGAAAGAGGCGATGATCCGCGCTCGCGCTGTCAATTTTGCGCGCCACATGGTGAACTTGCCGCCAAACGATTTGAATCCGAAAACGTTTGCTGAAATCGCGATGAAACAATTGTCATTCCCGCAAACTCTGAAAGTGAACGTGTGGGACACGAAAAAATTGATTCAAGAAAACATGGGATTGCATGTGGCTGTCGGTCAAGGTTCCGAAAACGGCCCTTGCATGGTTCACATGAAATACCGTCCTACGAAGAAATCAAAACTAAAACCAGTGGCCTTCGTCGGTAAAGGCATCACGTTTGATACGGGCGGTTTGGATATCAAGCCTTCGTCAGCAATGCGTTTGATGAAAAAAGATATGGGCGGAGCTGCCAGCGTTATCGGTTTGGCTTTGTGGGTGGCAGAAAGCAATTACCCAGGACCTGTGGATTTCTATTTGGCTTTGGCTGAAAACACGGTCGACGGTAAAGCATTCCGTCCAAGTGATGTGATCACGGCAAGAAACGGTTTGCGTGTTGAAATCGACAACACCGATGCTGAAGGCCGTTTGGTTTTGGCCGATGTTTTGGATGTCGCATGTACGGCAAAAGGCGCTGACGAAGCCGAGTACGTCATTGACGTCGCGACTTTGACCGGCGCAATTAAAGTGGGACTGGGTTCAGAGATCGCGGGCTTGTTTTCAAACGACGACGTCTTGGCGAATGAGTTGACGACAGCAGGTCAGCGCGCGGGCGACCTCAACTGGCGTATGCCGTTGTTTGAAAAATACTGGGGCGAGATGTCTTCGCCATTTGCGGATTTTAAAAACTCCGGTGGCGGATTCGGTGGCGCGATCACGGCGGCGTTGTTCCTACAAAAATTCGTGCGCGGAAAAAAATGGGCGCACTTAGATGTGTATGCTTGGTCCGACAAAGCTCAAGGTGCTTTGTTGTCCAGCGGAGGCAGCGGTCAGCCGGTTCAATGTTTGATCGAGTTCCTCACGAAAAGAGCAGAGAAGTAA
- a CDS encoding S8 family serine peptidase: protein MKRILKGLFISISFVSGSAWAQNQPKVVEGEYLIKFKASAGGLAVAHSKLSGKASFKGSFPGLGIMQVSLKTGAGEKVNYEALKNDPDVEYIEPNYILEKNEVAPTEPVQRLSYDEVIASAFASTSPNDYSQSSANVGVADAWPLQTPLDQQGKVVVAIVDTGLDRFHDVFKPVANGGTGALWVNEIEDKGRPGVDDDQNGFVDDINGWNFINNTNNFIDDDDHGTHVAGIVVGAGLNIFADPLPESKILVMPLKFLGADGTGSTANAIRAIYYAVNNGARVINNSWGGGSYSQGLLDALVYAYDHQVLIVSAAGNYGNNNDSVPMYPANYSVPSNLTVASVTRFDDISGFSNYGASRVHIGSPGESILSTVPGNTTMRMSGTSMAAPLVSGMAALAFREAPGLSGYQMKELIQATGRQSGWLNGYISTSARIDALSLIQSAQQMVTAAAAQPTYKPERSVASDAAGGGGGCGLVMDITKNGPGSGQGGNAPIAIVLGLLAMPLVVWQVLRVRDPKNKRRYDRFKMSSEIRVMVGDRELVGSVNTISQGGLSFNTDQALDKGGIVTMRIQSPDGHEVIEVQGQVVWCEKNQSYGVQFANAKQGTLAMIRDWTSGLIKT from the coding sequence GTGAAACGGATTCTAAAGGGTCTTTTTATTTCAATCAGCTTCGTCAGCGGGTCCGCATGGGCTCAGAATCAACCTAAAGTCGTTGAGGGCGAATACCTTATTAAATTTAAAGCCTCTGCGGGGGGATTGGCGGTCGCCCATTCCAAGCTTTCCGGTAAGGCCTCCTTTAAAGGTTCGTTCCCAGGTTTGGGAATCATGCAGGTTTCTTTGAAAACCGGCGCGGGGGAAAAGGTCAATTACGAAGCTCTTAAAAACGATCCCGACGTCGAGTATATTGAGCCCAACTACATTCTTGAAAAAAATGAAGTGGCACCGACAGAACCTGTACAAAGACTCAGTTATGATGAGGTCATTGCTTCAGCTTTTGCCTCGACAAGTCCTAATGATTATTCGCAGTCGTCTGCGAATGTCGGCGTTGCGGATGCCTGGCCTTTGCAAACTCCTTTAGATCAGCAAGGAAAAGTTGTTGTTGCGATCGTGGATACGGGATTAGACCGTTTTCATGACGTCTTTAAACCTGTCGCGAATGGTGGGACGGGCGCTCTTTGGGTGAATGAGATTGAAGACAAGGGTCGCCCCGGCGTCGATGACGACCAAAATGGTTTTGTCGACGACATCAACGGTTGGAACTTTATTAACAACACGAATAACTTTATCGATGACGACGATCACGGAACTCACGTTGCAGGTATCGTCGTGGGTGCAGGTCTGAATATTTTCGCGGATCCTTTGCCAGAGTCAAAAATCCTCGTTATGCCTTTGAAGTTCTTAGGTGCCGACGGGACGGGCTCTACCGCGAATGCGATTCGCGCGATTTATTATGCCGTTAACAATGGCGCACGTGTGATCAATAACTCTTGGGGCGGAGGCAGTTACAGCCAAGGCCTTTTAGATGCATTGGTTTATGCTTACGATCATCAAGTGTTGATCGTTTCGGCGGCCGGTAACTATGGAAATAACAATGACAGTGTGCCGATGTATCCCGCGAACTATTCTGTTCCAAGCAATTTGACGGTGGCTTCGGTTACACGCTTTGATGATATTTCCGGTTTCTCGAATTACGGAGCATCTCGTGTGCATATCGGGAGCCCCGGTGAAAGTATTTTAAGTACCGTGCCTGGTAATACAACGATGCGCATGTCAGGAACAAGTATGGCGGCTCCGCTTGTTTCGGGTATGGCCGCTTTGGCTTTCCGTGAAGCTCCGGGGCTTTCGGGTTATCAAATGAAAGAACTGATTCAAGCAACAGGCCGCCAAAGCGGTTGGTTGAACGGCTATATTTCTACGAGTGCTCGTATCGATGCTTTGTCATTGATTCAATCCGCGCAACAAATGGTGACGGCAGCGGCGGCTCAGCCGACGTACAAACCTGAGCGCTCGGTCGCTTCGGATGCTGCCGGCGGCGGAGGCGGTTGCGGTCTTGTGATGGACATCACGAAAAACGGTCCTGGCTCTGGTCAGGGGGGCAATGCGCCGATAGCTATTGTCCTGGGGCTTCTCGCAATGCCGTTGGTTGTATGGCAAGTGCTGCGTGTGCGCGATCCAAAAAACAAACGCCGTTATGATCGCTTCAAGATGAGTTCAGAAATTCGTGTGATGGTTGGCGACCGCGAGTTGGTCGGCTCTGTGAATACGATTTCACAAGGTGGTCTGTCATTCAATACGGATCAAGCTCTTGATAAAGGCGGCATCGTTACTATGCGTATCCAAAGCCCTGACGGTCACGAAGTGATCGAGGTGCAAGGGCAAGTCGTATGGTGCGAGAAAAATCAATCTTACGGAGTTCAGTTTGCCAATGCAAAACAGGGAACTCTGGCGATGATTCGCGATTGGACGTCAGGCCTTATCAAAACGTAA
- a CDS encoding ABC transporter transmembrane domain-containing protein, translating into MSKREAKKPVRAKYLSDGEVHKGGYSKTLFETLKFAYQPFLARILFCLIIGIIGRGLLLGNTNVIGYWVDTIVGKSNPLSGFTSAQIITLLFAMAITGFVFTLIFRVSFSRLSAQAISSFYDEVTLRTSRLPMGFFDNTPAGRIITRFSSDYGNVFRLFGGPLAEFISIIFDLTMMIALITVANPIYLVFVVFIGFMNYVVYKLNQQKLRTSRRELSASRSPSIAHFAETTQGASTIRSFRRQRSFAERFERLDRHFLTQKMNTTKSLLSFSLQMNSLTAFLLLITGVSAYFMVEKGWATVGSVGVAFSFIALSGNTVQMFFEWLTQFEEAMIGVERLDQYMRMDLEKGSLLPSTAKFATGHPTYAPSVEKYLEHRQLTEDRNASVQVQDVWFRYREDLPWVLKGVNFEVKAGERLGIVGRTGSGKSSLIQALFYLYPVDKGHISINNHQPKLAESASGVDLNLYRQSMSFISQEPILFQGSLRFNLDIEGQISDERLLAVLDQVGLREWVLGQPDGLMMKIEERGKNLSLGERQLLCMARCLLQKAPIVIMDEATSSVDPQSEEIMVKATEEFFSDRTQIIIAHRLSTLAKCDRILWLQNGEIVALGPTQEVLPRFKNAELV; encoded by the coding sequence ATGTCTAAACGAGAAGCTAAAAAACCTGTGCGTGCAAAATATCTTTCCGACGGTGAAGTTCACAAAGGCGGCTATAGCAAAACTCTTTTTGAAACTTTGAAATTTGCTTATCAACCGTTTCTTGCGCGTATTCTTTTTTGTTTAATTATCGGTATTATCGGTCGCGGTCTTTTGCTGGGTAATACAAACGTGATTGGTTATTGGGTCGATACTATCGTCGGAAAATCCAATCCTCTTTCGGGATTTACCTCGGCGCAAATTATCACTTTGCTTTTTGCGATGGCGATTACAGGTTTTGTTTTCACCTTGATTTTCCGTGTGAGTTTTTCGCGACTTTCGGCGCAAGCGATTTCTTCGTTCTATGACGAAGTGACATTGCGCACCTCCCGCCTGCCAATGGGATTTTTTGATAACACTCCAGCGGGAAGAATCATCACGCGCTTTTCGAGTGACTACGGTAACGTCTTCCGTCTTTTCGGAGGACCTTTAGCGGAGTTTATCTCGATCATCTTTGATCTTACGATGATGATCGCATTGATTACCGTCGCAAATCCGATTTATCTGGTTTTTGTGGTGTTCATCGGCTTCATGAATTACGTGGTTTACAAACTTAATCAGCAAAAACTGCGCACGTCTCGACGTGAGCTTTCTGCAAGCCGCTCGCCAAGCATTGCGCATTTTGCCGAAACGACGCAAGGTGCGAGCACGATCCGCTCTTTCCGTCGGCAGCGCTCCTTCGCCGAACGCTTTGAAAGACTCGACCGTCACTTCTTAACGCAGAAAATGAACACGACGAAAAGTCTTCTGAGCTTTTCTTTACAAATGAACAGCCTGACCGCGTTTCTTTTGTTGATCACGGGTGTGTCGGCGTACTTTATGGTGGAAAAGGGCTGGGCAACCGTGGGCTCTGTCGGCGTGGCGTTTAGCTTTATCGCTCTTTCCGGAAACACGGTGCAGATGTTCTTTGAATGGTTGACTCAGTTTGAAGAAGCCATGATAGGTGTTGAGCGCTTGGACCAATACATGCGCATGGATTTGGAAAAAGGCAGCCTGCTTCCTTCCACTGCGAAATTTGCGACAGGACACCCGACTTACGCGCCCTCTGTAGAGAAATATCTTGAACACCGCCAACTGACAGAAGATCGCAACGCTTCAGTGCAAGTCCAAGATGTTTGGTTCCGTTATCGCGAAGACCTTCCTTGGGTTTTAAAAGGCGTCAACTTTGAGGTGAAGGCCGGTGAACGTTTAGGCATCGTCGGTCGCACGGGCTCGGGCAAATCCAGTCTGATTCAGGCGCTTTTCTATCTATACCCTGTCGATAAAGGCCATATCTCGATCAACAACCATCAACCGAAGCTTGCCGAAAGCGCCAGCGGTGTCGATCTTAACTTGTATCGCCAGTCGATGTCTTTTATTTCGCAAGAGCCGATTCTTTTCCAAGGCAGTTTGCGTTTTAATCTGGATATTGAAGGACAGATCTCTGACGAGCGCCTGCTTGCCGTTCTTGATCAAGTCGGATTGCGCGAATGGGTGTTAGGTCAGCCCGACGGCCTTATGATGAAGATCGAAGAACGCGGTAAAAATCTTTCCCTCGGGGAAAGACAGCTTCTGTGCATGGCCCGTTGTCTTTTGCAAAAAGCGCCTATCGTGATTATGGATGAGGCGACCAGCTCTGTAGACCCACAGTCCGAAGAGATCATGGTGAAAGCCACAGAAGAGTTTTTCTCGGATCGGACGCAAATCATCATCGCCCACCGTCTTTCAACGCTTGCAAAGTGCGATCGCATTTTATGGTTACAGAATGGCGAAATTGTCGCTCTGGGGCCGACACAAGAAGTGCTGCCGCGTTTTAAAAATGCAGAACTGGTCTAA
- the mgtE gene encoding magnesium transporter, translated as MEHNNQAEEEVQSEDSVLSLSETWSALSPDERREKFKELPRTEAEELFLSLKTHDQAELIAEAAPLEKRSWIRLLAPDDVADLIQEMGLESKDDLLSLLDPQTKREVIALLAYAEDAAGGLMSSRFVRLRPDMTVDEAISYIRIQAKTHVETIYYAYVLDQDQKLLGVVSFRELFSAAPGKRIAEIMHTDVLKVPVEMDQEQIGRIFSQQDLMAVPVVDEQGIMKGIVTFDDVATAIQEEATEDIHKIGGVETLDAPYLKISMLEMIKKRGGWLLILFLGEMFTATAMAYYEDELAKAVVLSMFIPLIISSGGNSGSQASTLVIRAIALGEVRLRDWWRVLGREIMTGVCLGAALGAIGFIRIMLWPNRESLYTAHYMLVAGTVAASVVGVVLWGTISGSMLPFVLKKVGFDPASASAPAVATLVDVTGLVIYFTAAHIFLHGVLL; from the coding sequence ATGGAACATAACAACCAAGCCGAAGAAGAAGTTCAGAGTGAAGACTCCGTTTTGAGTCTTTCTGAGACATGGTCCGCGCTCAGTCCCGATGAACGTCGAGAAAAATTCAAAGAACTTCCCCGCACTGAAGCTGAGGAGCTTTTCTTAAGTCTCAAGACCCATGACCAGGCTGAACTCATCGCGGAAGCCGCTCCTTTAGAAAAACGTTCCTGGATTCGCCTGCTCGCGCCCGATGACGTGGCCGATCTTATTCAAGAAATGGGCTTGGAGTCCAAAGACGATCTTTTAAGTCTTCTTGATCCCCAGACAAAACGTGAGGTCATCGCGCTCTTGGCTTATGCCGAAGATGCGGCCGGTGGTCTGATGAGTTCCCGTTTCGTTCGTCTTCGCCCCGACATGACCGTGGATGAGGCCATCAGTTACATTCGGATTCAGGCAAAAACACACGTTGAGACGATCTATTACGCTTACGTTTTGGATCAGGATCAAAAACTTTTGGGTGTTGTTTCTTTCCGTGAATTATTCTCTGCAGCTCCTGGCAAAAGAATCGCCGAGATCATGCACACCGATGTTTTGAAAGTCCCTGTTGAAATGGACCAAGAACAAATCGGACGTATCTTTTCACAACAAGATCTTATGGCCGTTCCCGTTGTCGACGAGCAAGGCATTATGAAAGGTATCGTTACGTTCGATGACGTGGCGACAGCGATTCAAGAAGAAGCGACTGAAGATATTCACAAAATCGGGGGTGTGGAAACTCTTGATGCGCCTTATTTGAAAATCTCGATGCTTGAGATGATCAAAAAACGCGGCGGCTGGCTTTTGATTCTTTTCCTTGGGGAAATGTTCACGGCCACGGCAATGGCTTATTACGAAGATGAATTGGCGAAGGCCGTTGTGCTTTCCATGTTTATTCCGTTGATTATCAGCTCCGGTGGTAATTCGGGTTCGCAAGCTTCGACCCTGGTGATTCGTGCGATTGCCTTGGGTGAAGTTCGTTTGCGCGACTGGTGGCGTGTCCTCGGTCGCGAAATCATGACCGGTGTCTGCCTGGGTGCTGCACTGGGCGCGATTGGTTTTATTCGTATTATGCTTTGGCCTAACCGCGAAAGCCTTTACACCGCTCACTACATGCTGGTTGCGGGAACTGTTGCTGCGAGCGTCGTCGGCGTCGTTTTATGGGGCACAATCTCAGGCTCCATGCTCCCCTTCGTTCTTAAAAAAGTGGGCTTCGACCCGGCCTCCGCTTCCGCTCCAGCTGTCGCTACTCTCGTCGACGTGACCGGTCTCGTGATTTACTTCACAGCCGCCCACATCTTCCTTCACGGCGTCCTCCTCTAG
- a CDS encoding DUF502 domain-containing protein: MKQLQKIFLQGLVTFLPIALTIYIIYAGIAIVDSFLGDALRRVLPVYIPGLGFLLTILLILLLGLMLNNLIAGGIFQKLEQRLTQVPFIKAIYSPLRDLMNLFSKGGGPGGLQKVVFVDMGETGIRVLGLVTRENFKDVPAIEQNAGDRIAVYVPMSYGLGGFTLMVPRNRITPLDMPIEKAMSLAITGWVKADKNEGDKH, encoded by the coding sequence ATGAAACAACTCCAAAAAATTTTCTTGCAAGGGCTCGTCACCTTCTTACCAATTGCACTGACAATTTATATCATCTATGCGGGTATCGCGATTGTCGATAGCTTCCTTGGAGACGCTCTTCGCCGTGTGCTTCCCGTTTATATTCCCGGCTTAGGATTTTTGCTCACGATCCTTTTGATCTTGTTGCTCGGCTTGATGCTTAACAACCTTATTGCGGGCGGAATCTTCCAAAAGTTGGAACAGCGCCTTACGCAAGTTCCTTTCATCAAAGCGATCTACAGTCCTTTGCGTGACTTGATGAATTTGTTTTCAAAAGGTGGCGGTCCCGGCGGCTTGCAAAAAGTTGTTTTTGTCGACATGGGGGAAACCGGCATTCGCGTGCTCGGTCTTGTCACACGCGAAAACTTCAAAGACGTTCCTGCCATTGAACAAAATGCGGGTGATCGTATCGCCGTTTACGTTCCAATGAGTTATGGTTTGGGCGGATTTACTTTGATGGTGCCTCGCAATCGTATCACTCCTTTGGATATGCCGATTGAAAAAGCCATGAGCCTTGCGATCACCGGTTGGGTGAAAGCCGACAAGAATGAGGGAGACAAACACTAA